One region of Thermoflexus sp. genomic DNA includes:
- the glpK gene encoding glycerol kinase GlpK, which produces MAKYVMAIDQGTTSTRAMIFDHESNVVAWDQKEHEQIYPQPGWVEHNPMEIWERTQEVVKNALAKAGITGADIAAIGVTNQRETTIVWNKRTGKPYYNAIVWQDTRTAPICAQLQREGYEAMYREKTGLPIATYFSGPKLQWILDNVPGVREDAEKGEALFGNIDTWLIWWLTGGPEGGAHVTDVSNASRTMLMNLRTLDWDDDILKIHRIPRQMLPQIRPSSDPDLYGKTPKGGLLGAEVPVCGDLGDQQAALVGQAGLEVGMAKNTYGTGCFLLLNTGTNMVPSKSGLLTTVAYQFGKGPCIYALEGSIAITGALVQWMRDNLGLISRSAEIEDLARTVEDNGGIYFVPFFSGAFAPYWRLDARGVIVGLTRYINKGHLARAVLEATAYQTRDVFDAMYADSGIRLAELRVDGGMVYNELLMQFQADILGVPVVRPVIAETTSLGAAYAAGMAVGFWSGPEQIRQYWKEDKRWLPKMDPETREKLYAGWKKAVERSFGWVEL; this is translated from the coding sequence ATGGCGAAGTATGTGATGGCAATTGATCAGGGGACCACCAGCACCCGGGCCATGATCTTTGACCACGAGAGCAACGTGGTCGCGTGGGATCAGAAGGAGCACGAGCAGATCTACCCGCAGCCCGGCTGGGTGGAGCACAACCCGATGGAGATCTGGGAGCGGACGCAGGAGGTGGTGAAGAACGCCCTGGCCAAGGCCGGGATCACCGGGGCGGACATCGCCGCCATCGGGGTGACCAACCAGCGGGAGACCACCATTGTCTGGAATAAGCGCACCGGCAAGCCGTATTACAACGCCATCGTCTGGCAGGATACCCGCACCGCCCCGATCTGCGCCCAGCTCCAGCGCGAGGGCTACGAGGCGATGTATCGGGAGAAGACCGGTCTCCCCATCGCCACCTACTTCTCCGGCCCCAAGCTCCAGTGGATCCTGGATAATGTCCCCGGGGTGCGGGAGGACGCGGAGAAGGGTGAGGCCCTCTTCGGTAACATCGATACCTGGCTGATCTGGTGGCTGACCGGCGGGCCGGAGGGCGGCGCCCATGTCACCGACGTCTCCAACGCCAGCCGCACCATGCTGATGAACCTGCGCACGCTGGACTGGGACGATGACATCCTGAAGATCCATCGCATCCCGCGCCAGATGCTGCCCCAGATCCGCCCCTCCTCGGATCCGGATCTTTACGGCAAGACCCCGAAGGGCGGCCTCCTCGGGGCGGAGGTGCCGGTGTGTGGAGACCTGGGCGATCAGCAGGCCGCTCTGGTGGGCCAGGCCGGGCTGGAGGTGGGGATGGCCAAGAACACCTACGGCACCGGCTGTTTCCTGCTCCTGAACACCGGCACGAACATGGTTCCCTCCAAGAGCGGTTTGCTCACCACGGTGGCCTATCAGTTCGGCAAAGGGCCCTGCATCTACGCCCTGGAGGGCTCGATCGCCATCACCGGCGCTCTGGTTCAGTGGATGCGGGACAATCTGGGCCTGATCTCCCGGTCGGCGGAGATCGAGGATCTGGCGCGGACGGTGGAGGATAACGGCGGGATCTACTTTGTTCCCTTCTTCTCCGGCGCTTTCGCCCCTTACTGGCGGCTGGACGCCCGCGGGGTGATCGTCGGCCTCACCCGATACATCAACAAAGGCCACCTCGCCCGCGCGGTCCTGGAGGCTACGGCCTATCAGACCCGGGATGTGTTCGACGCCATGTATGCGGATTCCGGGATCCGGCTGGCTGAGCTCCGGGTGGACGGCGGGATGGTCTACAATGAACTGCTGATGCAATTCCAGGCCGACATCCTGGGCGTGCCGGTGGTCCGGCCGGTGATCGCGGAGACGACCTCCCTGGGCGCGGCCTACGCCGCCGGGATGGCCGTGGGCTTCTGGAGCGGGCCGGAGCAGATCCGCCAGTACTGGAAAGAGGACAAGCGCTGGCTGCCGAAGATGGATCCCGAGACCCGGGAGAAGCTCTACGCCGGGTGGAAGAAGGCCGTCGAGCGCTCCTTCGGCTGGGTGGAGCTCTGA
- a CDS encoding FAD-dependent oxidoreductase, with protein MSYHVMVIGAGSTGAAVAHDLALRGFRVTVVERGEVASGTSGRNHCLLHSGGRYAMRDPESARECIEENMILRRIMPEALELNDGLFVALDEQDLSFKERFLAACEECGIPAREIPVKQALAMEPYLNPNILAAVQVPDGVFEPFRFCLSFLATAKRHGATVLTYTEVVDFVFHGRTVAGVRVRDRRTGEERVIGGDIVVNAAGPWSGKIAAMAGVDVPVVPTAGVMISVGRRWTRMVINRLNMPGDGDIIVPQRRTAIVGTTSWRVEDPDFIPIPEDHVRLLLDRAERFIPGYTRGGIRGIFAVARPLVGRRGVAVDGRELSRTFECFDHAADGVEGFVTITGGKMTTARAMAEKAVDVVCAKLGLEIPCRTREVPLLSYRAFFE; from the coding sequence GTGTCCTATCACGTGATGGTGATCGGGGCGGGATCGACCGGAGCGGCCGTCGCGCACGACCTGGCCCTTCGAGGATTCCGGGTGACGGTGGTGGAGCGGGGCGAGGTCGCCTCGGGGACCTCGGGGCGGAACCACTGTTTGCTGCACTCCGGGGGACGGTATGCGATGCGGGATCCCGAGTCGGCCCGGGAGTGCATCGAAGAGAACATGATCCTGCGGCGCATCATGCCGGAGGCCCTGGAGCTCAACGATGGCCTGTTCGTCGCCCTGGACGAGCAGGACCTCTCGTTTAAGGAGCGGTTCCTGGCCGCCTGCGAGGAGTGCGGCATCCCCGCCCGGGAGATCCCCGTGAAGCAGGCCCTGGCCATGGAGCCCTATCTCAACCCGAACATCCTGGCGGCCGTCCAGGTCCCGGATGGGGTCTTTGAGCCGTTCCGGTTCTGTCTCTCCTTCCTGGCGACGGCCAAACGCCACGGCGCCACGGTCCTCACGTATACAGAAGTGGTGGATTTCGTCTTTCATGGTCGGACGGTGGCGGGCGTTCGGGTGCGGGATCGCCGAACGGGAGAGGAGCGGGTGATCGGGGGCGATATCGTGGTGAACGCCGCCGGGCCGTGGTCCGGAAAGATCGCCGCCATGGCCGGGGTGGATGTCCCGGTGGTGCCCACCGCGGGAGTGATGATCTCGGTAGGTCGGCGATGGACTCGCATGGTGATCAACCGTCTGAACATGCCCGGCGATGGGGATATCATCGTCCCCCAGCGTCGCACTGCCATCGTCGGGACCACCTCATGGCGGGTGGAGGATCCGGATTTCATCCCGATCCCGGAGGACCACGTGCGCCTGCTGCTGGATCGGGCGGAGCGCTTCATCCCCGGCTATACCCGGGGAGGGATCCGGGGGATCTTCGCCGTGGCCCGGCCATTGGTGGGACGGCGAGGGGTCGCTGTGGACGGGCGGGAGCTTTCCCGCACCTTTGAGTGCTTCGATCACGCGGCCGACGGGGTGGAGGGCTTTGTGACCATCACCGGTGGGAAGATGACCACGGCGCGGGCGATGGCGGAGAAAGCGGTCGATGTGGTGTGCGCCAAGCTGGGGCTGGAAATCCCGTGCCGGACCCGTGAGGTGCCCCTGCTTTCTTATCGGGCGTTCTTCGAATAG